GTCCGGGCCGCCCTACGGTCCCGCGCCCCGCGCCCCTGACCGCCCACTGCCCAAACCGGGAGAGAGATCACGCTACATCCGGGCAGTAGTGCCCTGCCGCTGTGCCGAGGCCACTACTGCCCGGAAACAGCGTGATCTTGACGGGTCGGCTCCGGGGGCAGGTCGGTGAGCGGCAGGAGGCGGAGGTCGTCCAAGGGGCCGACGACCACCTGGATGGTCGGGTGACGGTCGAGGAGGACCTGACGGCAGCGCTCGCAGGGCGGGAGCACGAGGCGACCCCGGTCCCCCACCACGACGATCGTCTCCAGCTCCGGCACGCCCTGGGTGGCGGCCGTGCCGAGGGTGACGATCTCGGCGCAGGTGTCACCGGTGGCGTGCCGGACGTCCACGCCGGTGAACACCCTTCCCTCGGGCGTCCGGACGGCGGCTGCCGTGGTGTGCGTCGCGCTGCGGCAGCGCAGCCGGGCGACCGCCCCGGCGGCCTGCACCAGTGCCCGGTCGACGTCCCGCATCTCCATCGTGTCCCTCCGCGCCCGATCGGCGGTCACCTGTGGACCCCGCCCCGCATCGTAGGCAAACGGGTGGCCGCGCCGCCGCAGTGGTGCGAGGCTGCCGGGATGGCGGTCGACATCGTGTACGAGACGCACTCACTGACCACCGACAACGAGGCGGGTCGGGCCACCGGCTGGCTGCCCGGCGAGCTCTCCGAGTCGGGTCGCGGCTTCGCCCGTGAGCTGGGCCGACGCCGGCCCGTCGACGACTTCGCGGTCATCTTCTGCTCCGACCTGGCCCGCGCGGTCGAGACCGTGGAGACCGCGTACGGCGGGTGGCCGGCCGTCGCCCGGCGGGACCACCGGCTCCGCGAGTGCGACTACGGCGAGCTGACCGGCATGCCCGTCGACGAGCTGGCCCGGCAGCGGCGTGCCCGCATCGACGCCCCTTTCCCGGGTGGGGAGAGTTACCGGCAGGTGGTGGACCGGACGGCGGAGTTCCTGCGGGACCTCGCCGAGGGCTGGGACGGACGACGGGTCCTGCTGGTGTCCCACTCCGCCAACCGCTGGGCGCTCGACCATCTGCTGCACGGTCGGACGCTGGCCGACCTGGTCGACGCGCCGTTCGGCTGGCAGGAGGGCTGGTCGTACCGGCTGCCCGACGACTGGCGCCGCTGACCGTCAGCCCGCGCCGACCGCCGGGGCAGGTCCGGCAGCGCCGTCGAGGGTCGACCGGTAACCCGGGGGCGGTCCGGCGGCGGGCTGCCTATCCTTGGCGACGACATGCAGACACCTCCCGATTCCGCCCGCCCCGGCGCCGTCGAAGAACCCGCTGACGCCGTCGAGGAGTCCGCCGGCTCCGCCCGCGAGCCGTCCGTCACCGGCGACGATCCGTCGCCGGCCCACGAGCACGCCCACCTGCCGGCTCACCCGGTCGTCCACGAGACCCCGGGCGCGGCCACGCCGCCCCCGGCGGGCAGACCCGACAGGTCGGACGCGGGCACATCGCCCCCGGCGGACAGCCCCGACCCGCCGAGCCGGGCCGACAGCCGCAGGACCGCGGACGGGGATCGGCGTGGGCGGACGGCCACCGACGGCGCCCGGGGTGGCGGACGGCCGGACGCCCCTGCCGGCGTCGTCCGGGAGCTGCACCGGCGGGCCGGCGAGCTGATGTTCCGTGACCAGCGCCGGATCCAGCGCCGGTTGGACGGGGTACGGCGGCTGCGGGACCCCGCTCGGCGGGACGCGGCGTTGGCCGAGGTCGCCGCCGAGGTGGCCACGGCCGAGGCGCGGCTGGCCGCCCGCCGGGCCGCTGTGCCGAAGATCACCTACCCGGCCGCGCTTCCGGTGAGCGAGCGCAAGGACGACATCGCCGCCGCCATCCGGGACCACCAGGTGGTGATCGTGGCCGGTGAGACCGGCTCCGGCAAGACCACCCAGTTGCCGAAGATCTGCCTGGAGCTGGGGCGGGGCGTGACCGGGCTGATCGGGCACACCCAGCCGCGCCGGCTGGCGGCCCGTACGGTGGCCGACCGGATCGCCGAGGAGCTCGGCACCGAGCTGGGCGACGTGGTCGGCTACAAGGTGCGCTTCACCGACCAGGTCAGCGACCGCAGTCTGGTCAAGCTGATGACCGACGGCATCCTGCTGGCCGAGTTGCAGACCGACCGGATGCTCCGCCAGTACGACACGTTGATCATCGACGAGGCGCACGAACGCAGCCTCAACATCGACTTCATCCTGGGTTACCTGCGGCAGCTCCTGCCCCGCCGACCGGACCTCAAGGTGGTCATCACCTCGGCGACCATCGAGACCGACCGGTTCGCCGCGCACTTCGCCGACGCCGAGGGCAGGCCCGCGCCGATCGTCGAGGTGTCCGGGCGGACGTACCCGGTGGAGGTCCGGTACCGGCCGCTGGTCGAGGTGACCGGAGCCGACGACGACGAGGCCGACGACGAGGAGAACGTCCGCGACCAGGTCCAGGCCATCGGCGACGCCGTCGAGGAGCTGGCCGCCGAGGGGCCCGGCGATATCCTGGTGTTCCTCTCCGGCGAGCGGGAGATCCGGGACACCGCCGACGCGCTGGGCCGGCTGACGCAGCGGAAGCGGTCGCTGCTGGGCACCGAGATCCTCCCGCTGTACGCGCGGCTGTCCTCCGCCGAGCAGCACCGGGTCTTCGCCCCGCACGCCGGACGCCGGGTGGTGCTCGCCACCAACGTCGCGGAGACCTCGCTGACCGTGCCCGGCATCAAGTACGTGGTGGACCCGGGCGCGGCCCGGATCTCCCGCTACTCGAACCGGCTGAAGGTGCAGCGGCTGCCCATCGAGCCGGTGTCGCGGGCGTCGGCCAACCAGCGTAAGGGCCGCTGCGGGCGTACCTCGGACGGCATCTGTATCCGGCTCTACGACGAGGCGGACTTCGACTCCCGGCCCGAGTTCACCGACCCGGAGATCCTGCGTACCAACCTCGCCTCGGTCATCCTCCAGATGACCGCGATCGGGCTCGGCGACATCGCCGCGTTCCCGTTCATCGACCCGCCGGACCGCCGG
The sequence above is a segment of the Micromonospora sp. WMMD882 genome. Coding sequences within it:
- a CDS encoding histidine phosphatase family protein encodes the protein MAVDIVYETHSLTTDNEAGRATGWLPGELSESGRGFARELGRRRPVDDFAVIFCSDLARAVETVETAYGGWPAVARRDHRLRECDYGELTGMPVDELARQRRARIDAPFPGGESYRQVVDRTAEFLRDLAEGWDGRRVLLVSHSANRWALDHLLHGRTLADLVDAPFGWQEGWSYRLPDDWRR
- a CDS encoding cytidine deaminase, whose translation is MEMRDVDRALVQAAGAVARLRCRSATHTTAAAVRTPEGRVFTGVDVRHATGDTCAEIVTLGTAATQGVPELETIVVVGDRGRLVLPPCERCRQVLLDRHPTIQVVVGPLDDLRLLPLTDLPPEPTRQDHAVSGQ